From the genome of Novosphingobium sp. TH158, one region includes:
- a CDS encoding toxin-antitoxin system HicB family antitoxin has translation MAVPPRKSFPLRLDPALYAALERVAAADFRSVNAEVEVLLREALARRGIKIAAVEPPRRGRPPKETD, from the coding sequence ATGGCTGTCCCACCGCGCAAATCCTTCCCCCTGCGGCTCGACCCGGCGCTCTACGCGGCGCTGGAGCGGGTCGCGGCGGCTGATTTCCGGTCGGTCAATGCCGAGGTCGAGGTGCTGCTGCGCGAAGCCCTGGCGCGACGGGGTATCAAGATCGCTGCTGTCGAGCCGCCGCGCCGGGGCAGGCCGCCTAAGGAGACGGACTGA
- a CDS encoding SPFH domain-containing protein, giving the protein MSDSHPAMNSSRERSAWSTSGYLIFVLFLALLVLTIWRIIAFAGGDPAEEQVFGFLVSSGLSIVALVVLSSGFYMIQPNQAAAITLFGSYRGTDRNTGLRWVWPWMGKTKISVRANNVVSEKLKVNDLRGNPIEIATNVVWRVADTAQALYDVDDYKAFVFVQIEAAVRSIGSRYPYDDIEHHEITLRGHHDHVNAEMRTELNERLKIAGITVDECGLTHLAYAPEIAGAMLRRQQAEAVISARKKLVEGAVTMVEMALHQLSEKDVVHLDDERKAAMVSNLMVVLCGERDTQPVVNAGSLY; this is encoded by the coding sequence ATGTCAGACAGCCATCCCGCCATGAATTCCAGCCGCGAACGCAGTGCATGGAGCACCAGCGGCTACCTGATCTTCGTGCTTTTCCTCGCGCTGCTGGTCCTGACCATCTGGCGCATCATTGCCTTTGCCGGCGGCGATCCGGCAGAGGAGCAGGTGTTCGGCTTTCTCGTTTCCAGCGGCCTCAGCATCGTCGCTCTCGTCGTGCTGTCGAGCGGGTTCTACATGATCCAGCCCAACCAGGCGGCGGCGATCACCCTCTTCGGGTCCTATCGCGGCACTGACCGCAATACCGGCCTGCGCTGGGTCTGGCCGTGGATGGGCAAGACCAAGATCTCGGTCCGGGCCAACAACGTCGTTTCCGAAAAGCTCAAGGTCAACGACCTGCGCGGCAACCCGATCGAAATCGCCACCAACGTCGTCTGGCGCGTGGCCGATACGGCGCAGGCGCTTTACGATGTCGATGACTACAAGGCCTTCGTTTTCGTGCAGATCGAGGCCGCGGTCCGTTCGATCGGTTCGCGCTATCCTTATGACGATATCGAACACCACGAAATCACCCTGCGCGGCCACCACGATCACGTGAACGCCGAGATGCGCACGGAACTGAACGAGCGGCTCAAGATCGCCGGCATCACGGTGGACGAATGCGGGCTTACGCACCTTGCCTATGCGCCCGAAATTGCCGGGGCCATGCTGCGCCGCCAACAGGCGGAGGCCGTGATCTCGGCGCGCAAGAAGCTGGTCGAGGGCGCGGTGACCATGGTCGAGATGGCGCTGCATCAGCTGTCGGAAAAGGACGTCGTCCACCTCGATGACGAGCGCAAGGCGGCAATGGTCTCGAACCTGATGGTCGTGCTCTGCGGCGAGCGCGATACCCAGCCGGTAGTCAACGCGGGCTCGCTTTACTGA
- a CDS encoding right-handed parallel beta-helix repeat-containing protein — MKRNRLIALATLAAGIASAPLWAQSGAPYTVLETGRGYARLQDAVNAIGDGRGTVQIPSGRFADCAVQEAGEITFTAAVAGQSVLEGEACEDKAALVLRGRTTHVEGLVFANQKSSSGNGAGIRAEKGRISVSQSWFRDSQQGILSADDPQGTLTVDKSTFTRLGTCAFSAGCAHSIYVNGFGALTVTRSRFEIGRGGHYVKSRAAKVAVLSSSFDDSQGKWTNYMIDLPAGATGRIAGNWFVQGQHKENYSAFIAVGAESRTNRSAGLQIEGNDARLVPGLQRDTVWVADWTGEALAIGQNSLGSYLKRFERR, encoded by the coding sequence ATGAAACGCAACCGCCTGATCGCGCTGGCAACCCTGGCTGCCGGCATCGCCTCCGCACCGCTCTGGGCACAAAGCGGCGCGCCCTACACCGTGCTGGAAACCGGCCGGGGCTATGCCCGGTTGCAGGATGCGGTGAACGCCATCGGTGACGGACGCGGCACGGTGCAAATCCCGTCCGGCCGCTTTGCCGATTGCGCGGTGCAGGAAGCCGGCGAGATTACCTTCACCGCCGCCGTCGCGGGACAGTCCGTGCTTGAGGGCGAGGCCTGCGAGGACAAGGCGGCGCTGGTGCTGCGCGGGCGCACCACCCATGTCGAAGGGCTGGTCTTTGCCAACCAGAAATCCAGCTCGGGCAATGGCGCCGGCATCCGCGCGGAAAAGGGCCGCATTTCGGTTTCGCAAAGCTGGTTCCGCGATAGCCAGCAGGGCATCCTTTCGGCCGACGATCCGCAGGGAACGCTCACCGTGGACAAGAGCACCTTCACGCGGCTTGGCACCTGTGCCTTCAGCGCAGGCTGTGCCCATTCGATCTACGTCAACGGGTTCGGCGCGCTGACCGTCACGCGCAGCCGGTTCGAGATCGGACGCGGCGGCCATTACGTGAAGAGCCGGGCGGCAAAGGTTGCCGTGCTGTCGTCCAGCTTCGACGATTCGCAGGGCAAGTGGACCAATTACATGATCGACCTGCCCGCCGGTGCCACCGGCCGCATTGCCGGCAACTGGTTCGTCCAGGGGCAGCACAAGGAAAACTATTCGGCCTTCATCGCCGTGGGCGCCGAAAGCCGGACGAACCGCTCTGCCGGGCTGCAGATCGAAGGCAACGATGCCCGGCTCGTGCCGGGGTTGCAGCGCGATACGGTCTGGGTGGCTGACTGGACCGGTGAGGCGCTTGCCATCGGCCAGAACAGCCTGGGAAGCTACCTCAAGCGCTTCGAGCGGCGCTGA
- the recQ gene encoding DNA helicase RecQ, with translation MLDTADLIPALHTTFGFSAFRGVQEQVVRRVLGGQSTLAVMPTGAGKSLTYQLPATLLPGTCVVISPLIALMHDQLRSAEANGIRAASLTSADANREETIDRFRAGGLDLLYVAPERASQPHFRELLGAGQISFFAIDEAHCVSEWGHDFRPDYRALRPLMDSFGSVPRLALTATADAHTRADVLAQLGIPGDGLVIAGFDRPNIRYVISHRDSGFQQLRDLLKQQPGPGIVYAPTRRQVEDLAARLAEATGRRVLPYHAGLPVEERAANQAAFVASEDMVMAATVAFGMGIDKPDVRFVAHAGMPKSIESYYQETGRAGRDGDDALAVMFWAAKDFALARERLSELDESRRASERARLDALAMLVESPTCRRAMLLRHFGEDPPQACGNCDNCLEAPGVADGSVVAQKLLSAAYRTGQSFGIGHLEKVLVGASDDRVVQRGHDRLSVFGIASAEEARLIKPVARALQARGALVANEHGGLMLSGDARAILKGELPLAVVLPPAKGRRRSRGEAVANPVGNPLFEALRALRRELATEAGIPPYVIFHDATLREMATRRPASLAELGAIGGVGARKLEAYGDAFLSVIRQH, from the coding sequence ATGCTCGATACGGCCGACCTGATCCCAGCCCTGCACACCACCTTCGGCTTCTCCGCCTTTCGCGGGGTGCAGGAACAGGTGGTGCGCCGGGTCCTGGGCGGCCAATCCACCCTGGCGGTCATGCCGACAGGCGCGGGCAAGTCTCTGACCTACCAGCTTCCCGCGACGCTCTTGCCGGGGACCTGCGTGGTCATTTCCCCGCTGATCGCGCTGATGCATGATCAGCTGCGCTCGGCAGAGGCCAACGGCATCCGTGCAGCCAGCCTAACCAGCGCCGATGCCAACCGCGAGGAAACGATCGACCGCTTCCGCGCAGGCGGGCTGGACCTGCTTTATGTCGCGCCCGAACGCGCCAGCCAGCCGCACTTTCGCGAACTCCTCGGGGCCGGGCAGATCAGCTTTTTCGCCATAGACGAGGCGCACTGCGTTTCCGAATGGGGCCACGATTTCCGGCCGGACTATCGCGCGCTGCGTCCGCTGATGGACAGTTTCGGTAGCGTGCCCCGCCTTGCCCTGACGGCGACGGCTGACGCGCACACCCGCGCGGACGTGCTTGCCCAGCTTGGCATTCCCGGCGACGGGCTGGTGATCGCAGGGTTCGATCGCCCGAATATCCGCTATGTCATCTCGCACCGCGATAGCGGCTTCCAGCAATTGCGCGACCTGCTGAAGCAGCAGCCGGGGCCCGGGATCGTCTATGCGCCGACGCGCCGACAGGTCGAAGACCTCGCCGCACGACTTGCCGAGGCGACGGGCAGGCGGGTGCTGCCTTATCACGCAGGCCTTCCGGTTGAGGAGCGCGCCGCGAACCAGGCGGCCTTCGTGGCCAGCGAAGACATGGTGATGGCGGCCACGGTCGCCTTCGGCATGGGTATCGACAAGCCCGACGTGCGCTTTGTCGCTCACGCCGGCATGCCCAAGTCGATCGAATCCTATTACCAGGAAACCGGGCGCGCCGGGCGCGATGGCGACGATGCGCTGGCAGTGATGTTCTGGGCGGCGAAGGACTTTGCCCTTGCGCGGGAGCGGTTGTCCGAACTCGACGAAAGCCGCCGGGCCAGTGAGCGGGCGCGGCTCGATGCCCTGGCCATGCTGGTGGAAAGCCCCACCTGCCGCCGCGCCATGCTGCTGCGCCACTTCGGCGAGGATCCGCCGCAAGCCTGCGGCAATTGCGACAACTGCCTGGAAGCGCCGGGTGTTGCCGATGGGTCGGTGGTGGCGCAGAAGCTGCTTTCCGCTGCCTACCGAACCGGCCAGAGCTTTGGCATCGGCCACCTGGAGAAAGTCCTTGTCGGGGCGAGCGACGATCGCGTGGTCCAGCGCGGGCATGACCGGCTTTCCGTTTTCGGCATCGCCAGCGCCGAAGAAGCGCGGCTGATCAAGCCTGTCGCCCGTGCCCTGCAGGCGCGCGGGGCGCTAGTGGCCAACGAACATGGCGGCCTGATGCTGTCCGGCGATGCGCGTGCCATCCTGAAGGGCGAGCTCCCGCTCGCAGTGGTCCTGCCCCCGGCAAAGGGCCGCCGCCGATCGCGCGGTGAGGCTGTGGCGAACCCCGTTGGCAACCCGCTGTTCGAAGCGCTGCGCGCCCTGCGGCGCGAGCTGGCGACCGAGGCGGGCATTCCGCCCTATGTCATCTTCCACGATGCAACGCTGCGCGAAATGGCGACCAGGCGGCCCGCCAGCCTTGCCGAACTCGGTGCCATCGGCGGTGTCGGCGCGCGCAAGCTGGAAGCCTATGGCGATGCCTTTCTCTCCGTGATCCGCCAGCATTGA
- a CDS encoding sodium-dependent bicarbonate transport family permease: protein MDILLSPVILFFLLGVLAAAARSDLSVPEPLAKSLSLYLMAAIGLKGGVQVSQAGFSAEMGWVSLAGMGLSFAVPFMAFALLRSLGGLDRLNAAAVSAHYGSVSLVTFVTASDSLTRAGMAPAGYLVAVMALMETPAIVSGLLLARTAGTARDRDEPAGGGHLWREVLLNGSVVLLLGAFLIGLAIGKDKFQTISPVFVAGFTGLLCLFMLDMGLIAMRRFRESRRLSWRLVAIALALPLVNGAIGLALAAALGLDPGTGAAFALLAASASYIAVPAAIRLALPDADPGIYLSMSLAVTFPFNILAGIPLFSSLAVSLLGWETGS from the coding sequence TTGGACATTCTTCTTTCACCGGTAATCCTGTTCTTCCTGCTCGGCGTTCTCGCCGCGGCAGCGCGATCCGACCTTTCCGTTCCCGAGCCCTTGGCGAAGAGCCTTTCGCTTTACCTCATGGCCGCGATCGGCCTGAAGGGCGGGGTGCAGGTTTCGCAGGCCGGTTTCAGCGCGGAGATGGGCTGGGTCTCGCTCGCCGGCATGGGCCTGAGCTTCGCCGTGCCGTTCATGGCCTTTGCCCTGCTGCGCTCACTCGGCGGGCTCGACCGGCTGAATGCGGCGGCGGTCTCGGCCCATTACGGATCGGTGAGCCTGGTCACCTTCGTCACGGCGTCGGATTCTCTCACCCGCGCCGGCATGGCTCCGGCAGGCTATCTTGTCGCGGTGATGGCCCTGATGGAAACGCCCGCAATCGTCAGCGGCCTGTTGCTTGCCCGTACCGCCGGCACTGCGCGCGATCGCGACGAACCGGCCGGTGGCGGGCACTTGTGGCGCGAGGTGCTGCTGAACGGTTCGGTCGTGCTGCTGCTGGGCGCGTTCCTGATCGGCCTGGCGATCGGCAAGGACAAGTTCCAGACCATTTCTCCGGTATTCGTCGCCGGATTCACCGGGCTGCTTTGCCTGTTCATGCTCGACATGGGCCTGATCGCCATGCGCCGTTTCCGCGAAAGCCGGCGGCTGAGCTGGCGGCTGGTCGCGATTGCCCTGGCGCTGCCGCTGGTAAACGGAGCGATCGGGCTTGCCCTTGCCGCGGCGCTCGGCCTTGATCCCGGCACCGGGGCGGCCTTTGCCCTGCTTGCTGCCAGCGCTTCCTATATCGCGGTTCCCGCCGCCATCCGACTTGCCTTGCCCGATGCCGATCCCGGCATCTACCTGTCGATGTCGCTGGCAGTGACCTTTCCCTTCAACATCCTCGCCGGGATTCCGCTGTTCAGCAGCCTGGCGGTCAGCCTGCTGGGCTGGGAGACCGGTTCATGA
- a CDS encoding P-II family nitrogen regulator: protein MIQTFTRKRIDILVDAPLTDWLVEKARQAGIPHHSLLPVHSGEGRSGTWRDDDGFGSVAKRMFVAVSNEEKVGHLLELLAPRIETHGLVITVYDVEVIRGERF from the coding sequence ATGATCCAGACCTTTACCCGCAAGCGCATCGATATCCTGGTCGATGCTCCCCTCACCGACTGGCTGGTCGAGAAGGCGAGACAAGCCGGGATCCCGCACCACAGCCTGCTGCCGGTTCATTCGGGCGAGGGGCGATCCGGCACCTGGCGCGATGACGATGGCTTCGGCTCGGTGGCAAAGCGGATGTTCGTTGCCGTCTCCAACGAGGAGAAGGTCGGCCACCTGCTTGAACTGCTGGCGCCCCGCATAGAAACGCACGGGCTGGTCATCACCGTCTACGATGTCGAAGTGATCCGCGGCGAGCGGTTCTGA
- a CDS encoding TerC family protein — MEFLTADCLGTPLWFWLTFGVIVLALTAFDLGVLHREDREMGIGESLKLSAFYIAIAMAFGAWVWVEKGADLGMKYYTGFFIEKALSIDNVFVISMIFAFFAIPAKYQYRALVWGILAVIVLRGLMIAAGAALVEQAYWVLYIFAVFLIITGVKMFWATDHAPDISKNPVVRWISTHMRVTKELHGQHFFVRVPDAKTGKLALAATPLFLALVVINLADLVFAVDSVPAIFAITTDTFIVYTSNIMAILGLRALYFALAAMVHRFHYLKYALAAVLVFIGSKILIADFVLGGAKFPPVWSLGVTFGLIAAGVLYSLWKTRGEEHEPAAAPEKA; from the coding sequence ATGGAATTTCTCACCGCCGACTGCCTCGGCACACCATTGTGGTTCTGGCTGACCTTCGGCGTCATCGTCCTGGCCCTTACCGCCTTCGACCTTGGCGTCCTGCATCGCGAGGACCGCGAGATGGGCATCGGCGAATCGCTGAAGCTCTCGGCTTTCTACATCGCCATCGCCATGGCCTTCGGCGCCTGGGTCTGGGTGGAAAAGGGCGCCGACCTGGGCATGAAGTACTACACCGGCTTCTTCATCGAGAAGGCGCTGTCGATCGACAATGTCTTCGTCATATCGATGATCTTCGCCTTCTTCGCGATCCCGGCAAAGTACCAGTACCGCGCGCTCGTCTGGGGCATCCTCGCGGTGATCGTGCTGCGCGGCCTGATGATTGCCGCCGGGGCAGCGCTGGTCGAGCAGGCCTACTGGGTGCTCTACATCTTCGCGGTGTTCCTGATCATCACCGGCGTGAAGATGTTCTGGGCAACCGACCACGCGCCCGACATTTCGAAGAACCCGGTCGTCCGCTGGATCTCCACGCACATGCGGGTGACCAAGGAGCTCCACGGCCAGCACTTCTTCGTCAGGGTGCCCGATGCCAAGACCGGCAAGCTGGCCCTGGCCGCGACGCCGCTGTTCCTCGCACTGGTCGTGATCAACCTGGCCGACCTGGTCTTCGCGGTCGATTCGGTGCCGGCGATCTTCGCGATCACCACCGACACCTTCATCGTCTATACCAGCAACATCATGGCCATCCTGGGCCTGCGCGCGCTCTATTTCGCGCTGGCGGCGATGGTTCACCGCTTCCACTACCTGAAGTACGCGCTGGCAGCGGTGCTGGTGTTCATCGGATCGAAGATCCTGATCGCCGACTTCGTGCTGGGCGGTGCCAAGTTCCCGCCGGTGTGGAGCCTTGGCGTAACCTTCGGCCTGATTGCCGCCGGCGTGCTCTACTCGCTGTGGAAGACCCGCGGCGAGGAGCATGAGCCCGCCGCGGCGCCGGAAAAGGCCTGA
- a CDS encoding serine hydrolase: protein MLRLIPLLMAAQPAPPADPVPASVTVSFDRQGMQVEVAEGAADRRTGRKVTADDPVRVASISKLVTAMGVMRLVDQGKLDLDRDVSDYLGWPLRNPAFPDRPITMEMLLSHRSSLLDGPDLYIIPLGTTLRERLADPRVWDKAHAPGTDWFHYTNLNFPVVASVMERVTGERFDRLMARLVLKPLKLDACFNWGEGCSPATVRRAVVLYRASGEVAKDDLQGRLPDCPVAVEAGAPCDLSAYRPGDNGSLFSPQGGLRISMKGLARIGQVAAGSTARGFLSQPSYSRLFKPVWSFDGSNGLGEDGLPGFFCAYGLAAQRIANDQPGCRDDLFGDGVMRLGHSGDAYGLKSGLWFDPWTGRGLAYFTTAVPDGDAGRRSAFTAREEALADRAKHR from the coding sequence ATGCTTCGCCTGATCCCGCTTCTCATGGCCGCGCAACCGGCACCACCGGCAGATCCCGTTCCGGCGAGTGTGACGGTCAGCTTCGACCGGCAGGGAATGCAGGTCGAAGTGGCGGAAGGCGCGGCGGATCGCCGCACGGGCCGCAAGGTCACGGCGGACGATCCGGTCCGCGTGGCCAGCATTTCCAAACTGGTGACGGCAATGGGGGTGATGCGACTGGTTGACCAGGGCAAGCTGGACCTTGATCGCGACGTTTCCGATTACCTGGGCTGGCCGCTGCGCAACCCGGCCTTCCCAGACCGGCCGATCACGATGGAGATGCTGCTGTCGCATCGCTCCAGCCTGCTCGACGGGCCGGACCTCTACATCATCCCGCTGGGCACCACGCTTCGCGAACGGCTGGCCGATCCGCGCGTGTGGGACAAGGCCCATGCACCGGGAACGGACTGGTTCCACTACACCAACCTGAACTTCCCAGTCGTCGCCAGCGTGATGGAAAGGGTAACCGGCGAACGGTTCGACCGGCTGATGGCCCGGCTGGTGCTGAAGCCGCTGAAACTGGATGCCTGCTTCAACTGGGGCGAAGGCTGCTCGCCTGCAACGGTGAGGCGCGCGGTGGTTCTCTACCGTGCGAGTGGCGAGGTGGCGAAGGATGATCTTCAGGGGCGCCTGCCCGATTGCCCCGTGGCGGTTGAAGCAGGGGCGCCGTGCGATCTTTCCGCATACCGGCCGGGAGACAATGGCTCGCTGTTCTCGCCGCAGGGCGGCTTGCGGATTTCGATGAAGGGGCTGGCGCGCATCGGGCAGGTTGCCGCCGGCAGTACGGCGCGGGGCTTCCTGTCGCAGCCCAGCTATTCCCGCCTGTTCAAGCCGGTATGGAGCTTCGATGGCAGCAATGGCCTGGGAGAGGACGGCTTGCCCGGGTTCTTCTGCGCCTATGGCCTTGCCGCTCAGCGCATCGCCAATGACCAGCCGGGCTGCCGCGATGACCTGTTCGGCGACGGCGTGATGCGCCTGGGCCATTCGGGCGATGCCTATGGCCTGAAGTCCGGCCTGTGGTTCGATCCCTGGACCGGTCGGGGCCTCGCCTATTTCACCACTGCCGTGCCCGACGGCGATGCGGGCAGGCGCAGCGCTTTCACGGCGCGGGAAGAAGCATTGGCAGATCGCGCGAAACACCGCTGA
- a CDS encoding YdcH family protein, producing MSDRVFRLMERHQRLDEALRIAMRRKGIDPFEIARLKKLKLAIKDRIAAVLRRKTKAIG from the coding sequence ATGTCCGATCGTGTTTTCCGATTGATGGAACGCCACCAGCGACTCGATGAAGCGCTGCGCATTGCCATGCGGCGCAAGGGTATCGATCCGTTCGAGATCGCTCGGCTCAAGAAGCTGAAGCTGGCGATCAAGGACAGGATCGCGGCTGTATTGCGCCGCAAGACCAAGGCCATCGGCTGA
- the metH gene encoding methionine synthase, with protein MTTPSSARFVNVGERTNVTGSAAFKKLILAGDYAKAVEVARQQVENGAQVIDVNMDEGLLDAVHAMTTFLKLIAAEPDIARVPVMIDSSKWEVIEAGLKCVSGKPIVNSISMKEGEEPFLDYARKCMDYGAAVVVMAFDEKGQADTKERKVEICERAYKLLLSIGFPPEDIIFDPNVFAVATGIEEHNNYGVDFIEAVREIRKRCPHVHFSGGLSNLSFSFRGNETVRRAMHSVFLYHAIPAGLDMAIVNAGQLDVYDQIDPVLREACEDVILNRDEGATERLITLAESYKGKDKAEEKAAEEWRGWDVVLRIEHALVKGIDAHIVEDTEEARQQIADRGGRPIEVIEGPLMQGMNTVGDLFGSGKMFLPQVVKSARVMKKAVAHLIPFIEAEKTAASKPKGKIVMATVKGDVHDIGKNIVGVVLQCNGYEVIDLGVMVPWTTIIETAQKEQADIIGLSGLITPSLDEMVTVAEEMQRAGLTIPLLIGGATTSKLHTALRIDPAYEGPVVHVLDASRAVGVASQLLSDTQAEGFIKATADEYQHMRDVREGKEASVLLSIEDARANGFKADMSEKAPPPEQPGLHVFADWDLADLVDCFDWTPFFRAWELAGTFPAILQDEVVGESASALYKDARAMLERIVSEKWLTAKGVCGFWPCARDGDDVVLHLEGNVPPLHLPFLRQQIRKSRDRANYCLADFIDPDGDWIGGFAVGIHGIEPHLERFRAGHDDYNDILLKALADRFAEAFAERLHQHVRTTLWAYAPGEQLTNEALIKEEYRGIRPAPGYPACPDHTLKPVLFDLLDAGNTAGLTLTESMAMLPTSAVSGFYFAHPQSEYFGVARIGRDQLADYAARKGVSEAEAERWLRPNLD; from the coding sequence ATGACCACACCCAGTTCCGCGCGCTTCGTCAATGTCGGCGAACGCACCAATGTCACCGGCTCGGCGGCGTTCAAGAAGCTCATCCTCGCGGGCGATTACGCCAAGGCGGTCGAGGTCGCGCGCCAGCAGGTAGAGAATGGCGCGCAGGTGATCGACGTCAACATGGACGAAGGCCTGCTCGATGCGGTCCACGCCATGACCACCTTCCTCAAGCTGATCGCGGCCGAGCCCGACATCGCCCGCGTTCCGGTGATGATCGACAGCTCGAAGTGGGAAGTGATCGAGGCCGGGCTGAAGTGCGTTTCCGGCAAGCCGATCGTCAATTCGATCTCGATGAAGGAAGGCGAAGAGCCGTTCCTCGACTACGCGCGAAAGTGCATGGACTATGGCGCGGCCGTGGTCGTCATGGCCTTCGACGAAAAGGGCCAGGCCGATACCAAGGAGCGCAAGGTCGAGATCTGCGAACGGGCCTACAAGCTGCTGCTGTCGATCGGCTTCCCGCCGGAAGACATCATCTTCGATCCCAACGTCTTCGCGGTCGCCACCGGCATCGAGGAGCACAACAATTACGGCGTTGATTTCATCGAGGCCGTGCGGGAAATCCGCAAGCGCTGCCCGCATGTCCATTTCTCGGGCGGGCTTTCCAACCTCTCGTTCTCGTTCCGCGGCAACGAGACGGTACGCCGCGCGATGCATTCGGTGTTCCTCTATCACGCGATCCCCGCCGGGCTCGACATGGCCATCGTCAACGCCGGCCAGCTCGACGTCTACGACCAGATCGACCCCGTGCTGCGCGAGGCCTGCGAGGACGTGATCCTCAACCGCGATGAAGGCGCGACCGAGCGCCTGATCACGCTCGCCGAAAGCTACAAGGGCAAGGACAAGGCCGAGGAGAAGGCCGCCGAGGAGTGGCGCGGCTGGGATGTCGTGCTGCGGATCGAGCATGCCCTGGTAAAGGGCATCGACGCCCATATCGTCGAGGATACCGAGGAAGCCCGCCAGCAGATCGCCGATCGCGGCGGCCGCCCGATCGAGGTGATCGAAGGCCCGCTGATGCAGGGCATGAACACGGTGGGCGACCTGTTCGGCTCGGGCAAGATGTTCCTGCCGCAGGTGGTGAAATCGGCCCGCGTGATGAAAAAGGCGGTCGCGCACCTGATCCCCTTCATCGAGGCGGAAAAGACGGCGGCGAGCAAGCCCAAGGGCAAGATCGTGATGGCCACGGTGAAGGGCGACGTCCACGATATCGGCAAGAACATCGTCGGCGTCGTGCTCCAGTGCAACGGCTACGAAGTGATCGACCTTGGCGTGATGGTGCCGTGGACGACGATCATCGAAACCGCGCAGAAGGAGCAGGCGGACATCATCGGCCTGTCCGGCCTGATCACGCCCAGCCTCGACGAGATGGTCACTGTGGCCGAGGAAATGCAGCGCGCGGGGCTAACGATTCCGCTGCTGATCGGCGGCGCCACCACCAGCAAGCTGCATACCGCGCTGCGGATCGATCCCGCCTATGAAGGCCCGGTCGTCCACGTGCTGGACGCGAGCCGCGCAGTCGGCGTTGCCTCGCAGCTGCTCTCGGACACCCAGGCCGAAGGCTTCATCAAGGCGACGGCCGACGAATACCAGCACATGCGCGACGTGCGCGAAGGCAAGGAGGCGAGTGTGCTCCTTTCCATCGAGGACGCGCGCGCCAATGGCTTCAAGGCGGACATGAGCGAAAAGGCGCCGCCGCCGGAGCAGCCGGGGCTGCATGTGTTCGCCGACTGGGACCTGGCAGACCTGGTCGACTGCTTCGACTGGACGCCCTTCTTCCGCGCCTGGGAACTGGCCGGCACCTTCCCCGCTATCCTGCAGGATGAGGTCGTCGGCGAAAGCGCCAGCGCGCTCTACAAGGATGCGCGCGCCATGCTGGAGCGGATCGTCAGCGAGAAATGGCTGACTGCGAAGGGGGTCTGCGGCTTCTGGCCCTGCGCCCGCGATGGCGACGATGTGGTGCTGCACCTTGAGGGCAACGTACCGCCGTTGCACCTGCCGTTCCTGCGCCAGCAGATCCGCAAGAGCCGCGACCGGGCCAACTATTGCCTCGCCGATTTCATCGATCCCGATGGCGACTGGATCGGCGGCTTCGCCGTGGGCATCCATGGCATCGAACCCCACCTCGAGCGCTTCCGCGCAGGCCACGACGATTACAACGACATCCTGCTGAAGGCACTGGCCGACCGCTTTGCCGAGGCTTTCGCCGAGCGGCTCCACCAGCATGTGCGCACCACCCTGTGGGCCTATGCGCCCGGCGAACAGCTGACCAACGAGGCGCTGATCAAGGAGGAATACCGCGGCATCCGTCCGGCTCCCGGCTATCCCGCCTGTCCGGATCACACGCTGAAGCCGGTGCTGTTCGACCTGCTGGATGCCGGCAATACCGCCGGCCTTACGCTGACCGAAAGCATGGCCATGCTGCCGACCTCGGCCGTCTCGGGCTTCTACTTCGCTCACCCGCAAAGCGAGTACTTCGGCGTTGCCCGCATCGGGCGCGACCAGCTGGCGGACTATGCCGCGCGCAAGGGTGTCAGCGAGGCCGAGGCAGAGCGGTGGCTGCGCCCCAACCTGGATTGA